A window of Castanea sativa cultivar Marrone di Chiusa Pesio chromosome 8, ASM4071231v1 genomic DNA:
aaaaagaaaacaaagagagctaaaagagagcaccggtgtggtgccggccaaaaaccctccgaaggtcaagttagaatttcttctcAACCCTAAAGTGTTAGAGTTGACTCAAATGTGCGTACCTTTAGTCATGGGGAttttggatgtatttatagAGGTGTAGAGTCGGCCCTTTCTTCCTTGATTACCAAGCTCTTTCCTTTTGTGACCAAAACTCTTTCCATTCTCGTACCTTCAAGAAttcctttccttataaaattcctttgattaagGCTAATGTGTAGCGCAAGAATTCTTCGTATTTACGTTTGCGTGAATCACACTCAAGGCCATGTCAGCCCTAATCTCATAGCGTGGTTTGAGGGGGCATGGAGAGCGATGTATAAATTCTTTCCGTCCGTCTACCACCGATCCGTCCTCTCTTAAACCATATTACCCGTCACCTTAATTTAATCATACCAGCCAGACCGTCATGATAGTTTTACCCACATCATTTTCTAATGTGTACAGACTAATAGTGGTTAAAGAAGAGTTACCAAGTCTTATATGCTCCATTTGTGGAAAACAATGACCAGTTCACTGACTCCAATCTATAAATAGACATATCCCCATATGCTATATTCCCACCCCTCACCCAAGCAAGAATACGCAGAGTACTAGTTATACCATAAGATAGAGATAACATAACCTCAAAAAATGATGAAAGGTGTTCCTTACCTTGTTACTGTGGCCATTTTGGCTTTGGCATTTTCTCTTGCTTCTGCTTATGATTCTAGTCCTTTGCAAGACTTTTGTGTCGCAATTAACAACACCGATTCTGCTGGTATGTACATGCTCTCtcgttttttcttttctttttttattattatttttttttaaatttttttgatgaactgcAAATCTACATATCAGCTCATTATTAGCAGTACGTTGAAGTGTTATTATCACCTACGTTATTTCAAGATCGTTTTTAATGAAGTTCCTCACATTGATGAAATTATTATCATCACCTACGTTATATCatctatattatatttttttcccctacatGACATGTTATTGTCCATTGTTATTGAACTGTCTTCTTTCCGACAATAACAAAGTTTTCTTTGTGTAGTATTTGtgaatggaaaattttgcaagGACCCAACATATGTCACAgcaaatgattttttcttttccggACTCAATATTCCTGGAAACACAACTGCGAATAAACTCGGATCAAGTGTCAATCTTGTGAACGTAGATAAATTACCGGGTCTTAACACTCTTGGCATATCTTTGGCTCGTCTTGACTTTGCCCCATATGGCCTAAATCCTCCTCACATTCACCCACGTGGCACTGAGCTTTTGGTAGTCATGGAGGGTACTCTCTTGGTTGGATTTGTCACATCCAACCCAAACAAACTCTTTACCAAAATTCTCAACAAGGGAGATGTCTTTGTATTCCCAATTGGTCTTATTCACTTCCAATTCAACATAGGGCAAACCAATGCTGTTGCATTTGCCGGTCTTAGCAGTCAAAATCCTGGGTTGATCACCATAGCAAGCACAGTCTTTGGATCTAATCCTCCAATCAATCCTGATGTTCTCACCAAGGCCTTCCAGTTGGACAAGAATGTAGTTGATTATCTTAAAAAACAATTCTAGTCAAACCACAGTTGgtaaaattatttgtaataaGAATGATGACCATTACAAAGTAGAGTTTGAATAAAGTTTACTTTGATTCCTTATACgtaatttcataaaaataattattatcaaataatattGTCTTGtgaatctttcttttttatttgtcatGGTGTCCAAGTAAATGCCGAGGAATTAGTGCATTACTAAATCTTGAATATACGTTGGTCGACAACGATTGAAATCACAAGCACCTATTAAAACTGacaaaatttgtattaaaagcaactttaaaaaaaaaattggaagttCAACAA
This region includes:
- the LOC142608037 gene encoding germin-like protein subfamily 1 member 7; the encoded protein is MMKGVPYLVTVAILALAFSLASAYDSSPLQDFCVAINNTDSAVFVNGKFCKDPTYVTANDFFFSGLNIPGNTTANKLGSSVNLVNVDKLPGLNTLGISLARLDFAPYGLNPPHIHPRGTELLVVMEGTLLVGFVTSNPNKLFTKILNKGDVFVFPIGLIHFQFNIGQTNAVAFAGLSSQNPGLITIASTVFGSNPPINPDVLTKAFQLDKNVVDYLKKQF